The genomic stretch ggactggggatgtgtctcagtggttaagcatccctgggttcaatgcctggtacctaaataaacaaacaaatatggtCAAAAAACTGTCAACAACTAAAAGTATCCTCAATGTTTGAGTAGGGATTCTGACATCcatctggggggaaaaaattctTTTACAGAGTATAGTGAACATCTCATAAATGGAAAATCTAAAGACAAAAATTTTACCCATTATTAACAAGGTCTACAGAGAAACATTAAATTGAATTAACTTTTATTAGTACTTGCTCAACACAGGTTCACTTGACCTAGGCAAATAAGACTTTATAGACTCTATGCTTTATTGCACTGGATAGAAACTAGAAATTCAGCACACTGATAGGAAATTAGGGATGGTGTTCTCCAGAATACATGAAGATTTTCAGTGATTGTTGCAAGGGATTACAAAAGAGATCTTTGGTCCAAAGAAGatatctctgaaagaaaatagaatataaattaaatttagctGAAAATGAAGATTTCTATTAGTCTTATGAAATAAACATTGATAGTGATTCCCGGGATTTCAGATATGACTATTGTTTTCAGGTGAATAAAGTACAAAGGGATGAATGGAAGGATATGTCACAGAACTAACAAGGACCAAAAAAAGGTAATTAATTCTTCTATTTTCCTCCTATTTGCCACCGGTGGCATGCTATCATTTATCTATAAAGTAAGGAACAAATAGATAATTTCAAAACCTTATAACCATACATAAAGTTTTATTTGTCTGATAAGGGGATGGGCTGTGAAGTTTGAATCTGCTAATAAGAAACAATGTTAAAACTTTCTTAGTCATTAAATAAATTTCTAGGTTTGATAGGGAAAAGAGAAATGTCAAAAATCTACACTTTTTTATTGGAAAGATCACATAAAgcaatgtataaatatgtatagaATAAGGTACAATTGTATATATGTGTTATTATGGCTTATTAGAAATGTACTTAGCAAGGTAAATCTGTTGCTACTGAGAAAGCAGTATCccaaaatcaaagagaaattacTTATGTATTTTCACATTCCTCTCTATATCCATTAGCACAAATAATCACAaaattatatgataaataaatacaagttcattccagtaattttttttcaagtaatacagtaacaaaaagcaagcactgtattttttaaaatttttttttagttgttgatggacctttattattaatttatttatatgtggtacttagaatcaaacccagtgccttaatacatgtgaggcaagggctctaccactgagccacaactccagcgaGCACTCTATTTTAATATTAGATGGCATTTCATTTACACAGTACAAGAAAAATTAAGTCAGTTCTTGGGAATCATTCAGTACACTAATTCCCAAACTTGATCAAACATCAGAATCATGAGAATGATTTGTTAAAACCTAATTGCTGAGCACCTCCAGACTTTTGGAGTCAGTAGATTGGGATTCAGGAATAAGTATGCATAATATGAGGGGaggcagtactggagattgaacaaaAAAGTGTTTTGCCACTAAattacatcccagtcctttttattttgagataggtcttgttaaattactgagactggcctcgaactcaCAACCGTCCTGCATCAAGCCTCCCAAATcaatgggattacaagcatgaatTACCACACTAGGCTATATGTGCATTTTTAACCCTGGAACACAGGGGATGCGGAAGCTTGTTTGGGGAGCCTTACCTGAAAACCAACTGGCTTGATGAGGAGAGGGGTTAAAAAATCTGGTACAAATCTGAATACCTAAGTTAAGTCTCAGGTCTGATATTAGTTAATTATATAAGATAGTGCTGGTCCTTTCATGTCTCTGTATCTTTCTTTGGTAAAATAGTAATATCTGCCCTTTGTATCTTAGGCTTTGTTAGAAGAATGGAAATATAACAGtacatgttgaaaaaaaagttaatttcagTATACTAAAGATCATAATATTTGAAAGACTCAATAATTAGaagaagatgattttaaaatcaagagcttaaaatatttattgatttatctaCCACTAGTTTATACTTAAAATACACCTTTTTTCCAAAAAAGTAGAATTTTTGAACTTATATTTAGTTCATTTCTGGTTAATCCATATATGGAAATGGTTTTCTTTGACCATTACTCATCATTACTTTTCTATCCAGTTAAGTAATTGGTACTGTATACTAGCATCTTTTATCTAAAACCTTTTACTGGCTTTCAAATTGGTTTAAGATGACAGCCTTGATGTTCATTTCTGCTACCAGTAGTTTTTTTATAGTAGAAACTAAATGGGGAATTCAGAATTTAATTGATTAAAGTGTtattaattttctggtttttgcttagttttattaaattctgtcaaattctgtttcttaaacAAAAACATTTAGTTCTTTACATTATGGTGATGATTCTAGAAAACAGCtgggattttaaaaagattttacttAAATGGGTAATTACTTTCAGCAAaactattttaaaggaaatgtcttttaaaaagatttgttCTGCATACATTTCACAGCAAtacattttatgatttcattCCTTACCTTGGGCAACAGAGCAATTCACTGAAATTGCAGTAACAGATCATCTCACATCCATTCCTATCCCAGAAATGGTCGTGGACATTTACATCCATCTGTGTCAGGTCAGCCACTCCTTCTGGAAGGTTGTGACAGTTGCGATCTTTTAGTATCTTTCTGTAGCAAGACAAGCGATTTGAAGGCATGGCTTGGACTCCTAGCAACAAAGTTATCCCAACAGTGACAAGTACCATAAATTTCATCTTGGTTTTAGCcctgagagaaaagagaaaacggGATGTgtcagtgttttggttttttgtttttgtttttgttttttaagaagaaattctTCTGAAGATAAAGTTCTGTAGCATTCTCATAAACTCGTGAATAGAAAGAATGGAAGTTGGCCTATCCATGCTTCTCTTTGTGTTTCTTGAAGTATGGTTTTCTGTCTACAATAAAAATCACTTGGACTGATAAAAACCAAATGCttgaactacacacacacacacacatacacacacacatatatatataacatatgttaatatttatgcataatataatatatgtattaaaaacatattgcatatatataatgaaaaatgccAGGGGATGGAATGTGGTGGTAAGGGATAAAATCTGTATTTAGCAAGGTAGccaaagttatattttttaagcattttaaaatcaagagcttaaaatatttattgatttatctaCCATTTATCTATCAACAGCTTTTAAGATAGTATAAACTCAGGTAAATTGGTAGAACAAATAGCATCATCATATACAAAGAATCTtggagctgggggtatagctcaatggtagtgtttgcctatcatgcacaaagccctggattccatccccagtgccaccaaaaagaaaaaagaagaaaaaaaaattaatcttgaccttgtatattttacatttttttaatgtggtactggaaattgaacccaggggcactttatcttcatccccagtccattttaaaactattctgaaacaaggtcttgctgaattgttgaggctagcttcaaacttgcaatcctgcctcagccccccaaattatgagattacaggtgtgtgccactgcacctcaTGCATATCATGTCATGTATCCTAACTAAACATTGCCAAAGTACCTAGATCCTGTGCTGACAGACACTCATTTATGCTGATATTGACAGATGATATTCTATAGATATATTTATAGTTTGGTTAAGTTTTTAAAGCCTCCAGAATTATTTTTAGGtcctcttatttttacaaattcttACTAATGTTTTGAATTTTCATCTACATACAGCACTACATCTTAGTCCCAGTTGAGAATGTAAGCTTGACTTTTCGTTTATAATCGTCTAGCCTGTCCTTGAGGGCCTACAATGATGGGAAACCCATTATTGACCAAATCAGTACATTCCAGTGACATTTTccttattgtaaaatatttttctatagctTCCACCACCAATCCTAATTTGAATCCTGAGTGTCATACCAAACAAGTTTAATCCTTCTTCTAGGAAATAATTCTTTAAGTACAGTATTTATATTCAATTATGACGTATTCATCATCTATGTAATCAGGCTTCTCTATTAGACATGAAGAAAATTCAAGCTATTACAGTAAAAGAAGAGCATCAAAAGAGTGGAGGAATCAGAATTAGAATCCATAGTCATTCATATTTCATCTTTTTGACAGGTGCCAATTTATCTTTCCCACCATATAAAGAGGAAGGACAAATGGTTACTTCTCTTTGTATCTTGTACTTTGAAAGAAAGCTCTATTGTTGAAATTTCTATATGGAATTTTCAGTGATTAGATGCAGcttaagaatgaattatttcaGGTAagatatgggattttttttttaaaagagtggtCCCTCCATGTTGTAcgtctggtcttgaactcctgatttccactgattctcctgcctcagtatctCTAATAGTTGGGACTATAAGCATGCACCACAGCACAGGCCTAccatcaaatttttctttttttaatgttcagaGAGTAAAAATACTCCATCATAATCCTATGagtttcaaattttctttattttatttttaatttgagctAACAATTTTTGGCTTTGCTTATGTATTTTCTTAGAATTATAAATATCCAATTTAATTCCTACCTCCAACCATTAGTAAAAGTGAGATCTGTTTcatcagataatttttttctgatttaccGGAGTAAAACATTGGTGTTAGAGTGCTTCATAAtccagcatacacacacacacacacacacacacacacacacacacacacaatgccttTTGATGGGCCTTTTGCTGATCTTAGTTAAAGTTTAATAGCTTAAAATATATTCTTGGCcaaggatgaagctcagtggtagagcatttgcccagctgctgttggattcaatccccagttccaggGTAGGCGATGGGAGTGGGGAATATCTTTCTATAAGGTGCTCCAGTTCTCAATTATCTCAGATTAGAACCACCTCCGATACTAGTAAGATATGTAAGACACATTTCTGCTGCGTGGTAGGTGTATGCCTGTAacccagaaacttgggagactgaggtggggagaTTGCAAGTGGGAAGTGGGAGACCGTCAACAActtagatcctatctcaaaatacaaaatttaaagaactggggatgtaactcaatgctAGAGGCCTTCTGTATTCAATATCCAGTATTGAAAACAAACAACCACATTTCCTGACATTCTTTCAGTTTAATCTTCAATAAGAGTAAAGTTATCATTTGTTGGGCATTTATTATATTACATAAATCACCAAAAccattaagttttttaaaatattgaggtaTAGAAATGAATCCCACTATATAAGCAAAGTATTTTAAACAGTTTAATTGAGGTAAAACTAACATATGATAAATTGCAAATACTTAATTTGAGAAGTTTTGGCATGTATAGATTCTCATGAAACtgtcaccacaatcaagataataAACATATTTCTCTCCCCTAAATCTTCTTAGACCCTTTTGTAATACATCCCTCCTTATCTCCCACCTCTATGCAGATAATCCATGATCTGCTTTATGAAGTTAcagattaattttattattctagaaTATCATGTAAATTGAATCATAAACTATGTACTCTTTTATGTGGCTTATTTCAATCAACATATTAATCTTGAGATTTGTGTATGCTGTATGAATCAatagttgatttctttttattgcttgaTGTGTTCCATTGTATATACTATAGATTTTCtattcattcacctgttgataAGTACACAGGTTGTTTTCAGCTTGGGCGATTATAAATATAACTGTTATGAGCATTTGTGTACAAGTCTTTATAAGATCATGCATTTGTTTGTTACTTTTGAGCAAATACCTAGGTGTGGAATAGCTCAGTTACATGGCAAGTGTATTTTACCTTTCTTAGAAACTCccaaactgctttttaaaaatgattatacattcccaccaacagtgtaggagagttccagtttctccatattCTCCAACACCCAGTATtgtcactgttttaaaatttaaaattttagctgtTATAAAGCTGTGCAattgtatctcattgtggttttatgtAGACTTTCCTTACTGGTTAATGATGTTGAAActttttttatgtgcttatttttcacatacatattttctttgttgaagtTTATTTCAAATCTTTTGTGCATTGAAATATTTTGTGTTGCTGATTTTCTTGAGTTTTTAGAGTTTTTGATATTGCTTGAATCCAAATTATTTATTAGGTGTATGCTTTCTAAATATTTACTCTTCTCTGTCACAggctttcaatttcattttcttaatggtgtTTTCAAAGATCAGAAgatctcattttgttcttttatggaTCATGCTTTTGATGCTACATCTAAGAAACATTGccttacccaaggtcacaaaggTGTTCTCtgatgtgttttcttctataagttttatttaaattttaggttttgtACTTAGTTATGGtccattttagttaatttttgtacATAGTGCATGATATGAATTGAAGTTCTTATGTTTTTCATATAGTTGTCAAATAATTTCAGCACCATATGTTGTTTCTCCCTTGAAGTACTTTTAACTTTGTCAAATATCATTTTTCAGTATAAGTATGGGCCCATTTCCatactcttcatttttttctcttgatttatttatttatctttatgctaAAACTACAGTTTGATTACTgccattttttttggtgggagggactggtactagagattgaattcaggggcactcaacaactgagccacatccctatcctattttgtattttatttagagacagggtctcactaagtaccttgctggctttgaactttcatgctgagagccacagctgagtcagaatggcccctggcattttgccaatagtattggttgagaggcaagccattaagataatgctggattgattcggttgtatattagacctttactgtccgccTCAGCctactactttggagttctctcgATACTTTAGAGTTCTtgtggggattcctggagagttcccattggttggggaagtgtgggagGAGagatttccggaggagggattttctgggtggtgtgtggtgtgtccagGGAGAAGGCCGCATGCGTGGTGTTCTCGGGAGTGCagagaataaaggagttcctgttttgaacctataAGGCTGTGTGGTGGctgggttattttgtgcccagtcagactgcggcactttcgatcctcctgtcttggcatcctgagcctctgggattacaggcgtgcgccaccatgctcagcttgaTTACTGCCACTTTATAATAGTTCTTAGAATCAGGTAGAGTTGGCTctacaactttgttctttttttacaAGTTGTTTTGGCAATGCTAGGCTCTTGTATTTCTGCATGAAGTTTAGTATCATCTTATCAGTTTCCATAGAAAAAGTCTGCTGGAATTTTGATTGAGATTGCATTGATTCTTATATTTGATCTTCTTATCCATTAACATGTTTTCCAAACTTTcatgtttacttatttatatttcaagggcatttcttttttatttttttattttattatggtaaGAATACTTAACAAGAGATTTGCTCTCTTAAcagattttaagtatacaataAATACAGTATTGTTATCTGTAGGCATGGTTTTGTACATCAGATCTCTACCACTTGTTCATCCTGCCTAACTGAAGCATTATATCTATTGATTAGAAACTCCCCAATATGCCCTCCCACAACCCTAGAAATCAATGTTAGATTCTGTAATGGTTTGGACTATTTTAGATAGTTAATTTTAGTGAAATTATATAGTATTTGCCCTTCAGTGATTGGCTCATTTCACCTAGCATACCATCCTCAATGTTTAGTCATGTAGTTGAATATTGCAGAAAATTCTTCTTTATTACggtgaataatattctattgtatgtataaactaaattttaaaaattaattcatctaGCATTTTAAAAGTCCAATTCTCTACTTTTGAATAAGTAGCCAGAAGAAGAATTGCTGGATTATTGgttgttctattttaaatattttgagtaaCCTCCATCCTGTCTTCCACGGTGGCTACACATTTTGCATTCCTACCCTCAGTGTACAGTGGTCCcagtttttccacatccttgccaaaatgtattgccttttattttgtgattttgttttgcatttccctgatgattgaTAACCTTGAGcatcttttttatatatcttgGCAATTTGTATATCTTCAATGGAAAAATGTCTATTCGAATTGttagcccatttttaaattgaggtattttgtctatttttatttttttttatattgagttgTAACAGTTTCTTACACATGTAAAAATTAACCcttaggcacagtggcacatgcttgtaatcccaggggcttggaagactgaggcaggaggattgcaaatttaaagtCAAcaccagcaacttagcaaggccccaaacAACTTattgagatgctgtctcaaaaaataaaaaggggtggattttgtggctcattggttaagtgcctggggttcaatctctggtgataaataaataaattaataaataaatagaatcccttatcagatatatggcttacagatattttttcttattccataAGCTTCCTTTTTACTCTagagattatttcctttgctgtgcaacaatttttaa from Ictidomys tridecemlineatus isolate mIctTri1 chromosome 14, mIctTri1.hap1, whole genome shotgun sequence encodes the following:
- the Scrg1 gene encoding scrapie-responsive protein 1 — protein: MKFMVLVTVGITLLLGVQAMPSNRLSCYRKILKDRNCHNLPEGVADLTQMDVNVHDHFWDRNGCEMICYCNFSELLCCPRDIFFGPKISFVIPCNNH